From Sphingobacteriales bacterium:
AAAGTAAGTAGTAATGAGTGAAAGAGCAAAATCAAAAAGCTGACATGCTATTCGCTTTCGGTCAGATAGCCCTTTTGTTCCCTGACCTTTGCTTTTTTTCCTTTCAGTCCGCGGAGGTAATAAATACGGGCTTTTCTGACAAAACCACGTTTTTTTACTACAATGCTTTCAATTTTTGGGGAATTGACAGGGAAAATTCTTTCAACACCTATGCCTGAACTGATTTTTCTGACGGTAAATGTACCGGTTTCAAATTCTCCTTTTTTCTGAATAACAATACCCTGAAAAGGCTGAATTCTTTCCTTGTTTCCTTCAATAATTCTATAGTTGACGACAACAGTATCTCCTTCCC
This genomic window contains:
- the rplS gene encoding 50S ribosomal protein L19 → MHRLVRFSHSKFVRDDIPDFREGDTVVVNYRIIEGNKERIQPFQGIVIQKKGEFETGTFTVRKISSGIGVERIFPVNSPKIESIVVKKRGFVRKARIYYLRGLKGKKAKVREQKGYLTESE